Below is a window of Culturomica massiliensis DNA.
CGGCCTGGTATTGATTATTACCGGTATTCTGGCCAATCAGTTTATCATACGGAAATCAAAGTAAAAAATAAATGCGGTGCCGGAACACCGCATTGTTTTTTTATCGTTTCGCTTTCCACCTTTCATTCTATCTTTACGGATGTTTTCTATTTTAGGATGGTATCGATAGCTTTTAATTCTTCTTCGGAAAATCGGAGATTACCGGTGGCTTTTAAATTGTCGAGCAGTTGGTTGACAGAACTCGCTCCGATAATGACACTCGTTACTCTTTCGTCTTTTAATAGCCAGGATAGGGCCATTTCTGCTAATGTTTGTCCGCGTTGCCGGGCAATTTGATCCAATTGCCGGGCTTGTGCAATTTTCTCTTCCGTGACCTGTTCTTTTTGCAGAAATCCGCTTGCTTTGGCGGCACGGGAATCGGCGGGGATACCGTGTAAGTAGCGATTGGTGAGCAGGCCTTGGGCGAGAGGAGAAAACGCAATCAATCCCAATTCATGTTTTCTGATGATGTCTGACAGGTCATGTTCGATGTGGCGGTCGAATAGCGAATAGCGGTCTTGATGAATCAGGCATGGGGTTCCCGCTTGTTTTAACTGTTTAACGATTTTATCTGTTTGTTCGCTATTGTATTTGGAGATGCCGATATATAATGCCTTGCCGCGTCTGACAATATCGGACAAGGCTTCGGCGGTTTCTTCAATAGGGGTAGCGGGGTCCGGTCGGTGGGAGTAAAAAATATCTACGTATTCAATGTCCATCCGTCGCAGGCTTTGGTCGATGCTCGCCATTAAATGCTTACGGCTGCCCCAGCTACCGTATGGCCCCGGCCACATATCGTGTCCGGCTTTGGTCGAAATGATCAGTTCGTCCCGGTAGCGGCTTAAGCTTTTTTTCAGAATATGTCCGAAGTTTTCTTCGGCGGCTCCGGGAGGCGGACCGTAATTGTTGGCCAAATCGAAGTGGGTAATTCCCCGGTCGAAAGCCGTGTGTATGATTTCGGTAAAATTGCTGAATGTATCGACATGGCCGAAGTTATGCCACAAACCCAATGAAATGGCAGGTAATAATAAACCGCTTTTCCCGCAGCGGCGATAGGGCATGTGTGTATAGCGGTTTTCGCTGGCTTTGTAGGTATCCATTGTTTTTATCCTTTTTGATTCATAATATTTGCAGGCGCTCTGTGATGTCGTAATTCGTCGGCCATGAATTCGAAATGTTTCCGGGTATGCCGGAAAAACATTTTGAATCCTTCGCATAAGTAGGATATATATTCACCGTCTTCGTTTTTGACAAAGCGGTTTTTGGGACAGTCTCCTCCGCAGGCAGCTAAGTATTCACATGCCTGACATTGGCGGGCGAGTGTATCTTTTTTATGTTGTTCAAAGAAAAGTTGTTTGTCGCTTTTAGCCATTTCTGAAATGGGGGTCGTCATGATGTTACCTACGTTGTATTCAGGAAAAACAAAATGGTCACAACAATAGGTATCTCCATTGTGCTCGATTGCCAGGGAACAACCGCAGTATTCTGCCATAGAGCAAAGAGAAGGCTGTTGCCCCGCATAGGCCGCTAAAGTATTGTCAAAGTAATTGATGAAATGCGTCCCGACATCCTTTTTTACCCAAATATCGAAGATCCGGCATAAAAAATTTCCCCAGTCGGTTGCGTTTACGTTTTCGTTCATGACAGCGGTTGCTTTCGAATACCTGTTGTCTACTATAGAAAGAGGTTCTGTTTCGTCCAGGGCTATTCGTTCTACGATCGGGGTAAATTGCATAAAGCGGGAACCGATGCTTTTCAGAAAGTTGTATACAAGGGCCGGTTGCTTGCTGTTGGAGGCGTTGACGACGGACATGGTGTTGAATTCGACACCGTATTTCTGAAATAGCTTCACGCATTCCATGGCTTTGTCCCAGGAGCCTTTACCATTGGGGTAACGCCGGTGATTGTCATGGTATTTTTTAGGTCCGTCGATGGAAAGGCCGCATAGGAAATGATTTTCGGCCAGAAAATTCGCCCATTCTTCGTCGATAAGGGTTCCGTTTGTTTGAAATGCATTCAATATTTTCTTCCCATCGGCCTGTTTTTTTTGGATGTCGAGAATTTTACGGAAATATTCCACCCCCAGTAATGCCGGTTCACCTCCGTGCCATACGAATTCGATTTGTTCCTGTGGCTGGGAGAGAATATATTCCCGGATCAGTTTTTCCAGAACATTGTCGGGCATTTTGAAAAAAGGGAGCGTGGGATGTTTTCCGGGATAAAGGGCTTCTTTTTCCAGGTAGTAACAATAATCGCAATCCAGATTACATATCGGACCTCCGGTTTTAACCATAATTGTAAAACTGCGTCGGATTTTTTTTCTTTCTTGCTCAAATGAAAAAGATGCGTTTTTTCTGGTGTCCATAATTAGTGTCCGAAAATGTGAAGCCGTGTGTATTGAATAATTCGTCCAAAAATAATAAAAAACTCCTTGCCGGAGGCAAGGAGGGACACAAGATTCTTTGTGAAATTGTGTTATTAGTCAGGTTAGTTTAGTTTTAGTTTATATCGGATAGAACGAAAATGATTCTGAAAAGTTTCATATCGGATAAATTATTTTGCGGAAAGTTTTATGCCGGTTGTGGTATTTTTTTGCGTTTTTGTTTGTATAAACTAAAAAACGCTTTATATTTGCACTCGCTAAAGAAAAATGTTCTTTTACACAACGTGAAAATAGCTCAGTTGGTAGAGCACGACCTTGCCCCCGGAATAATAAAATCCGACCTTGGCAAGACGGCTTTTCAAAAGAGTGAATCATAAAATGCGAAAATAGCTCAGTTGGTAGAGCACGACCTTGCCCCCGGAATAATAAAATCCGACCTTGGCAAGACGGCTTTTCAAAAGAGTGAATCGTAAAATGCGAAAATAGCTCAGTTGGTAGAGCACGACCTTGCCCCCCCCCGGAATAATAAAATCCGACCTTGGCAAGACGGCTTTTCAAAAGAGTAAATTGTAAAATGCGAAAATAGCTCAGTTGGTAGAGCACGACCTTGCCAAGGTCGGGGTCGCGGGTTCGAGTCCCGTTTTTCGCTCTCTCTACAGAGATGCTCGAATGGTGGAACTGGTAGACACGCAGGACTTAAAATCCTGTGGCCATTGCGGCTGTGCGGGTTCAAGTCCCGCTTCGAGTACTCCTAAAATCAGGAAGTCAAACATAGTTCGGCTTCCTTTTTTTTATGCCTTTGAGGAGTATGTATTGCATAATCCTTGGAATAAATTTTTGGGTGACGATCAGATTATTATTATATTTGTCAGATTTTAACGACGAATAATATGTCTCGTAGAAAAAGAAGAGTAGCCGGTTCCTATTTTGTTTCAACATTAAGTATTGCTTTGGTGTTGGTGGTTGTAGGTATTTTGGTATTTATTCTTTTGAATGCAAGGGCGATATCTGATCATGTAAAGCAAAACATCGGTTTTTCCATTATTGTGAAGGACAATGTCAACGAGGCTGAAATGAAGAAGATGCAAAAGCTTCTGGATACGAAACCTTTTGTCGCGTCATCTGTTTTTGTCAGCAAAGCCGAAGCTGCCCGTAATTTTAAAGAAGAACTGGGAGAGGATTTTGAGCAGGTATTGGGGTATAATCCGCTTTTACCTTCAATTGAGGTTAAGCTGGTGCCTCAGTATGCCAATAACGATTCCCTGGAGATTATAGAGAAAAAATTGGTGGCTTACGATATCATACAGGAGGTCTCTTATCAAAAATCACTGGTGCAGTATGTGAACGAGAATGTTCGTAAAATCAGTATTATTCTGTTGATTGCCGGTGCAGCTTTGGTGTTGATTTCTTTTACACTGATCCGGAATACGATACATCTATCGGTTTATTCCCAGCGTTTTCTGATCAAGACCATGCAATTGGTGGGGGCAAAACCTTTCTTTATTTGCCGGCCTTTTATCCGCAATAGTGTTTGGTTCGGTTTTTTCGGTAGTATGATTGCCAATATGATTTTGCTGTTGGCTGTTTATTTTCTTCAAAAGGAAGTCGGCGGAGTTATCAATATCATGAACCGGGATTTGCTGATTGTAATGGTTGCATTTGTATTTGTGTCCGGTATTTTGTTGTCGTTTGTGTCTTCCTGGATGTCTGTTTTAAAATATCTGAATAAAGATTTGAACGACCTGTATAATTGAAAATTAAGTGATAAATATATGGCAGTGAAAAGTAATTTGAAAACGACACCGGAAAAGAAAGCCGGTTTTCCGATCCCGGCGGGTAATTATAAAATGATATTGATCGGTTTTGGGATTATTGTTTTGGGATTCATCCTGATGATGGGTGGGGGCAGTGACGATCCGAATGAGTTTAATTATGCCATATTCAGTTTCAGGAGAATTACTTTGGCTCCGATTGTCGTTCTTCTCGGTTTCGGTTTTGTATTTTGGGCTATTATGCGGAAGCCGAAGGAAAAGAAAGAGAAGGAAGATTGACGGTGATACAGTATATTGAGGTGTTGGGGATGTGATTACCGGGGAATTACAGTTTTCGGGAGAGATATTTTACGGGAAGTTTGGCTGTACATCGGCGGAGCATGTTGCGGGAAAGGTTTTTCAGATTTTAAAATTTCATTTGTAATATGGATTGGTTAGAGGCATTGGTTCTGGGTGTTATCCAGGGGCTGACAGAGTTTTTGCCGGTAAGTAGTTCCGGACATCTGCAGATTTTTAATGCTATTTTGGGGGTTGAAGGAGAGGAAAATCTCACTTTTGCAGTTGCGGTTCATGCGGCGACGGTCTGTAGTACGATTGTTGTGTTACGAAAAGAAATCGCTGTTTTGTTAGCCGGCCTTTTCCGGTTTCGGTGGAATGAAGAAACGATGTACATTGCCAAAATTGTCGTGTCGATGATACCTGTGGGAATTGTGGGTTTTTTCTTTAAGGATTATGTAGAATCCTTGTTCGGTTCCGGATTGATGGTTGTCGGAGGTGCATTGCTGTTGACGTCCGTATTGCTTGCTTTTGCTTATTATGCAAAACCTCGTGTGCGTTCGGTGATTTCTTTCAGGGATGCTTTTATTATCGGCTTGGCACAGGCATGTGCCGTTATTCCCGGACTTTCGCGTTCGGGGTCTACGATTGCAACGGGGATACTCTTGGGTAATAATAAGGAAAATGTAGCTAAATTTTCTTTTTTAATGGTTTTGGTCCCGATTTTAGGAGAAGCTTTTCTGGATTTAATGAAGGGTAATTTCGGACAGGCAGAGAGCGGTATTTCCACCTTATCTTTGGCGGTCGGATTTTTGGCGGCTTTTATTTCCGGTTTTATTGCTTGTAGTTGGATGCTCAATCTGGTGAAAAAAGGAAAATTGATATGGTTTGCCGTATACTGTTTTATCGTAGGGGTGACTGTATTATCCGTGGATTTATTTTAATTAAGGCTTTAGATTGAACAACGAATCAGAACCTCAGGTTCGTTAATCCGCGAGGATAGAGGACTATGCATGAATCAGACTGAAAAGGCTGTTAATCTGAAATTACAAATGTCCGGGGGAAGATTGCGGGTATAATCTAAAATCGTCAATTTGCAATTAAAACGTGGGTTAATTTATCTTATCAATCTGGTTTTTAAGATATGGTTGTATTTAAAGAAGAAGGTGTTTTTCAGGAAGGAGCATTGATATTGGTGGATAAGCCGCTGAAATGGACCTCTTTCGATGTCGTTAATAAAATCCGTTGGTGTTTGCGTAAAAAGTTCGGTAAGTTGAAAGTGGGGCATGCCGGTACGTTGGATCCTTTGGCGACCGGTCTGGTGATTGTGTGTATCGGGCGCTGGACAAAGGAAATCGACAAATATATGGGGCAGCAAAAAGAATATGTCGCAACACTTCAGCTGGGAGCGACGACACCTTCTTTCGATCTGGAAACGCAGGTAAACCGGGAGTATCCCTGGCAACACATAGACCGTCCTTTTTTTGAAGAGGCGATACAGCAATTTGTCGGTGAAATAAAACAAATACCTCCGACCTATTCTGCCGTCAGGGTTGATGGTGTGAGGGCTTATGAGAAGGCGAGGAAGGGGAAGGGTGTGGCTATGCCCCCCAGAGATGTATATGTGAAAGAGATTGAAATTTTACGTTTCGAGCCGCCGCAGGTTGAGTTACGGATCGTATGTAGTAAAGGGACGTATATCCGGTCTTTGGCGAATGATATCGGGGCTGCCTGTGGAAGCGGGGCTTATTTGGCTGATTTACGGCGGACTGCCATAGGAGACTTTAAGGTGAAGGATGCAAATAATATGGATGAATTGATTGTTTTTCTACAAGAAAAATCATAACTTGCGCAACTTATTTTAATTTGGGGCGTTTCTTTGAAAAACTGGGAAGAAATGTTCCGGATATTGCTGTGTGGATAGCAAAGCGGTATTATTTTATTTTCAGGAATAGGAAATGAACGTTTTAATTTTAGATTTACGATTTACGATTTCAGATCATACCCACAATCCTCCCCTTCAAAAAAGGGAATGGTAATCATAAAGTGTAGATCAAAAAATGAATAAGCGTTTAAATTGTAGATTTTAAATTGATGATTTTGGACTAAAAGAATTTGATAACGAATCAGGTTGCCAGGTAATTTAAAATTTACAATTTATATGAACGAATATTTTTGTCAGATTAAATAAAAATAAAATATGAAATTATCCAAGTTTAAATACAGATTACCTCAGGAGCTTATTGCTTTGCATCCGGCTCAGAATCGGGATGAATGCAGGTTAATGGTTTTAAACAAAAAAACGGGAGAGATAGAACACAAAGTCTTTAAAGATCTTATCGATTATTTCGATGAGAAAGACGTATTTGTATTCAATGATACGAAAGTTTTTCCGGCCAGATTGTATGGAAATAAGGAAAAAACCGGAGCCGAAATTGAAGTCTTTTTGTTGAGAGAACTAAACCGGGATTTACGTATTTGGGATGTTTTGGTCGATCCGGCCCGTAAAATCCGGATTGGAAATAAATTGTATTTCGGGGAAGACGATAGTTTGGTGGCCGAAGTGATCGATAATACGACTTCCCGTGGCCGGACGTTGCGTTTTCTTTTCGACGGAGAATATGAGGAGTTTAAGAAATTGCTTTACGGCTTAGGCGAAACACCGCTGCCTAAATTTATCGATCGTAAAGTAGAGCCGGAAGATGCTGAAAATTACCAGACTATTTTTGCCTCTCATGAAGGAGCTGTCGCTGCGCCGACTGCCGGCCTGCACTTTAGCCGTGAGTTGATGAAAAGGATGGAGATAAAGGGAATTAATTTTGCTTATATTACTTTGCATGTGGGGCTGGGGAATTTCCGTGAGGTAGATGTTGAAGATTTGACGAAGCATAAGATGGATTCGGAGCAAATTATTGTGAATCCGGAAACCGTGTCTATCGTAAATGAGGCAAAGGATGAGAAACATAAAATTTGTGCCGTCGGTACGACTGTTGTCCGGACGCTGGAAAGTTGTGTGACGACCAAAGGACGTTTGACTGAGTTTGAAGGCTGGACGAATAAATTTATTTTTCCGCCTTATGATTTCAGTGTACCCGATGCTTTTATTTCTAATTTTCATTTGCCTTATTCGACTTTGTTGATGATGGTAGCTGCTTTCGGCGGATACGAGCATGTGATGAATGCCTATGAGGTGGCTGTAAAGGAAAAATATAAATTCGGTACGTATGGAGATGCGATGTTGATTATTTGACCGCGTATTGATTTTTAACGAAAATAATGTAAAAGAGAGCTTAGGCTCTCTTTTTTCGTATTATTTTGTAGATTTGTCATATCTGTTTTACCTGAATTTGCGTATTTGGATTAATTAAATGAATACAAAATGAAAATAATCAGAGTTTTTACTGTGATCGGGATATTGTTTATCACGATGCAGTGTGCGACGGTTCCCATTACCGGGAGAAAGCAGTTGTTGATCTATCCGGAAGGGGAAGTGATGCAGATGAGTTTAACTTCGTATCAGGCTTTCTTGAAAGAAAATAAATTGTCGACGGATGTAAAGAATACCCAGCGGGTGAAAGAGGTGGGAAAACGGATTGCTGCTGCGGTTGAATCATATATGAAGTCGAAAGGACTGGAAGACCGGATCGCTGATTTTAAATGGGAGTTTAATTTAGTGCAGAGCCCTGAAATGAATGCCTGGTGTATGCCCGGGGGGAAGGTCGTATTTTATGAAGGGATTTTGCCCGTATGCAAGACAGATGCCGGTATTGCCGTTGTTATGGGACATGAAATTGCTCATGCTGTGGCGCGTCACGGTAATGAGCGGATGAGTCAGCAGGCACTGCTGCAGGCCGGGAGTATGGCTGCTGCTTATGCGATGAAGAATAAGTCTGAAACGACGCAGGTGTTGTTGGGAACTGCCATCGGTATCGGAGGAAATTACGGGGTGATATTGCCTTTTTCCCGTAAACATGAGAGTGAAGCGGATCGTTTGGGTTTGATTTTTATGGCGATAGCCGGATATAATCCGCAGGAGGCTGTCGATTTCTGGAAACGGATGGCATCGGCTTCCGGTCAGAAACCGGCAGAGTTTATGTCGACACATCCTTCTGACGAGCATCGTATTGCCGATTTGGAAAAAGAGTTGCCGGAAGCTATGAAGTATTATGTGAAATAGAACGTATTGTTAACTAAATATTGAATATATGAGAAATGTGGTGTTAAGTGTTATGATGTGCCTTTGTTTTGCGGTGTGGTGTAAGGCACAGGAAAAATTATATGTACGGGATTATAAAGAGCTTTCGGACGGGACGACTGCCGATGAGCAGGAATGGAAGCAATGCGGACAGGCTGTCGGGGCTTGCTGGGGATCGACGGATATCCGTTATGGGAAAACAAAAGTTGCCGGACTGGATAAAGGACGTAAATTATGGAGAGGTAAAGTGTGGAAAGGGGAGGTTGTAAATTTACAGGCTGTTGTATGGGCAAAGCAGCCGGCAGAGATAAAACCCGAGATAACCGATTTGGTTGTCTCCAGTGGTCAGAAGATCGGAAAAGAAGATATTTCCCTTCACCTCGTTCGTTATGTGATGACGGATGAATTGAATAAAGATAAACGGGGGACATGCGGTTACCGGCCTGACCGGACTTTGTTCGATTCTTCTTTGGTGGCGGATGTACTCGACATGAAGGTGGCCGATTATATGGAAGCCCGTACGGTGCGTCCGGTATGGGTAAAGATACGGGTGCCGGAAAACCTT
It encodes the following:
- the queA gene encoding tRNA preQ1(34) S-adenosylmethionine ribosyltransferase-isomerase QueA, which codes for MKLSKFKYRLPQELIALHPAQNRDECRLMVLNKKTGEIEHKVFKDLIDYFDEKDVFVFNDTKVFPARLYGNKEKTGAEIEVFLLRELNRDLRIWDVLVDPARKIRIGNKLYFGEDDSLVAEVIDNTTSRGRTLRFLFDGEYEEFKKLLYGLGETPLPKFIDRKVEPEDAENYQTIFASHEGAVAAPTAGLHFSRELMKRMEIKGINFAYITLHVGLGNFREVDVEDLTKHKMDSEQIIVNPETVSIVNEAKDEKHKICAVGTTVVRTLESCVTTKGRLTEFEGWTNKFIFPPYDFSVPDAFISNFHLPYSTLLMMVAAFGGYEHVMNAYEVAVKEKYKFGTYGDAMLII
- a CDS encoding anaerobic sulfatase maturase, coding for MDTRKNASFSFEQERKKIRRSFTIMVKTGGPICNLDCDYCYYLEKEALYPGKHPTLPFFKMPDNVLEKLIREYILSQPQEQIEFVWHGGEPALLGVEYFRKILDIQKKQADGKKILNAFQTNGTLIDEEWANFLAENHFLCGLSIDGPKKYHDNHRRYPNGKGSWDKAMECVKLFQKYGVEFNTMSVVNASNSKQPALVYNFLKSIGSRFMQFTPIVERIALDETEPLSIVDNRYSKATAVMNENVNATDWGNFLCRIFDIWVKKDVGTHFINYFDNTLAAYAGQQPSLCSMAEYCGCSLAIEHNGDTYCCDHFVFPEYNVGNIMTTPISEMAKSDKQLFFEQHKKDTLARQCQACEYLAACGGDCPKNRFVKNEDGEYISYLCEGFKMFFRHTRKHFEFMADELRHHRAPANIMNQKG
- a CDS encoding cell division protein FtsX, with protein sequence MSRRKRRVAGSYFVSTLSIALVLVVVGILVFILLNARAISDHVKQNIGFSIIVKDNVNEAEMKKMQKLLDTKPFVASSVFVSKAEAARNFKEELGEDFEQVLGYNPLLPSIEVKLVPQYANNDSLEIIEKKLVAYDIIQEVSYQKSLVQYVNENVRKISIILLIAGAALVLISFTLIRNTIHLSVYSQRFLIKTMQLVGAKPFFICRPFIRNSVWFGFFGSMIANMILLLAVYFLQKEVGGVINIMNRDLLIVMVAFVFVSGILLSFVSSWMSVLKYLNKDLNDLYN
- a CDS encoding M48 family metallopeptidase; translated protein: MKIIRVFTVIGILFITMQCATVPITGRKQLLIYPEGEVMQMSLTSYQAFLKENKLSTDVKNTQRVKEVGKRIAAAVESYMKSKGLEDRIADFKWEFNLVQSPEMNAWCMPGGKVVFYEGILPVCKTDAGIAVVMGHEIAHAVARHGNERMSQQALLQAGSMAAAYAMKNKSETTQVLLGTAIGIGGNYGVILPFSRKHESEADRLGLIFMAIAGYNPQEAVDFWKRMASASGQKPAEFMSTHPSDEHRIADLEKELPEAMKYYVK
- a CDS encoding undecaprenyl-diphosphate phosphatase, coding for MDWLEALVLGVIQGLTEFLPVSSSGHLQIFNAILGVEGEENLTFAVAVHAATVCSTIVVLRKEIAVLLAGLFRFRWNEETMYIAKIVVSMIPVGIVGFFFKDYVESLFGSGLMVVGGALLLTSVLLAFAYYAKPRVRSVISFRDAFIIGLAQACAVIPGLSRSGSTIATGILLGNNKENVAKFSFLMVLVPILGEAFLDLMKGNFGQAESGISTLSLAVGFLAAFISGFIACSWMLNLVKKGKLIWFAVYCFIVGVTVLSVDLF
- a CDS encoding DUF3098 domain-containing protein, with the protein product MAVKSNLKTTPEKKAGFPIPAGNYKMILIGFGIIVLGFILMMGGGSDDPNEFNYAIFSFRRITLAPIVVLLGFGFVFWAIMRKPKEKKEKED
- the mgrA gene encoding L-glyceraldehyde 3-phosphate reductase, whose translation is MDTYKASENRYTHMPYRRCGKSGLLLPAISLGLWHNFGHVDTFSNFTEIIHTAFDRGITHFDLANNYGPPPGAAEENFGHILKKSLSRYRDELIISTKAGHDMWPGPYGSWGSRKHLMASIDQSLRRMDIEYVDIFYSHRPDPATPIEETAEALSDIVRRGKALYIGISKYNSEQTDKIVKQLKQAGTPCLIHQDRYSLFDRHIEHDLSDIIRKHELGLIAFSPLAQGLLTNRYLHGIPADSRAAKASGFLQKEQVTEEKIAQARQLDQIARQRGQTLAEMALSWLLKDERVTSVIIGASSVNQLLDNLKATGNLRFSEEELKAIDTILK
- the truB gene encoding tRNA pseudouridine(55) synthase TruB: MVVFKEEGVFQEGALILVDKPLKWTSFDVVNKIRWCLRKKFGKLKVGHAGTLDPLATGLVIVCIGRWTKEIDKYMGQQKEYVATLQLGATTPSFDLETQVNREYPWQHIDRPFFEEAIQQFVGEIKQIPPTYSAVRVDGVRAYEKARKGKGVAMPPRDVYVKEIEILRFEPPQVELRIVCSKGTYIRSLANDIGAACGSGAYLADLRRTAIGDFKVKDANNMDELIVFLQEKS